The following proteins come from a genomic window of Candidatus Thiodiazotropha sp. CDECU1:
- the murC gene encoding UDP-N-acetylmuramate--L-alanine ligase, translated as MSEQLRNRYAPNSMGRMRRIHFVGIGGAGMSGIAEVMINLGYQVTGSDQRESAVTSRLTKLGAEVMFGHKGEHVEAVDAVVISSAIKEDNPEVCAARDARIPVVPRAEMLAEIMRFHYGIAVAGTHGKTTTTSLVTSILAEAGLDPTFVIGGRLNSAGANARLGDGEYLVAEADESDASFLCLQPMLAVVTNIDADHMTTYGGDFNRLRGTFLEFLHHLPFYGRAVMCIDDEEIRNLLGEISRPITTYGFSDDADVQAVAVVSDGLKTHFTLRAETLAEPLQVTLNLPGRHNVLNALAAICVALELNIESESIKTALHNFAGIGRRFQTTGDCRVDGKQVMFIDDYAHHPREIDATLTAVRDGWPERRLVMVFQPHRYSRTQEQFEDFVQVLSKADLLIVSEVYAAGEEQIQGASGRDLNRAIRIRGQVDPVFVEPLQELPQLLQGLLLDGDIVLTLGAGSIGSIAAELPRRLCQEVE; from the coding sequence ATGAGTGAGCAACTGCGCAATCGCTATGCCCCGAACAGCATGGGCCGTATGCGCCGGATCCATTTTGTCGGTATCGGTGGTGCGGGCATGAGTGGTATCGCCGAGGTGATGATCAATCTGGGTTATCAGGTGACCGGATCAGATCAACGGGAGAGCGCGGTGACCTCGCGACTCACCAAGCTGGGGGCCGAGGTAATGTTCGGCCACAAGGGAGAGCATGTGGAGGCAGTGGATGCGGTGGTAATCTCCAGCGCCATCAAAGAGGATAATCCCGAGGTCTGTGCGGCTCGAGATGCCAGGATACCGGTGGTGCCGAGAGCGGAGATGCTGGCGGAGATCATGCGCTTCCACTACGGCATCGCAGTGGCGGGTACCCATGGCAAGACCACCACCACCAGTCTGGTTACCAGTATCCTGGCTGAAGCCGGTCTGGATCCGACCTTTGTTATCGGTGGCAGGCTGAATAGTGCCGGCGCCAATGCGCGCCTGGGTGATGGGGAGTACCTGGTTGCCGAGGCGGATGAAAGCGATGCATCCTTCCTCTGCCTGCAGCCGATGTTGGCGGTGGTGACCAATATCGACGCGGATCATATGACCACCTATGGCGGTGACTTCAACCGCTTGCGCGGAACCTTCCTGGAGTTTCTGCATCATCTGCCGTTTTACGGCCGGGCGGTGATGTGTATCGATGACGAAGAGATACGCAATCTGTTGGGGGAGATCTCGCGGCCGATTACCACCTATGGTTTCAGCGATGATGCCGATGTACAGGCGGTTGCCGTGGTAAGTGATGGACTCAAGACCCATTTTACCCTGCGCGCGGAAACCCTGGCGGAACCACTGCAAGTCACCCTCAATCTGCCGGGCAGGCACAATGTATTGAATGCCCTGGCGGCTATCTGTGTCGCCCTTGAACTCAATATCGAGAGTGAAAGCATCAAAACCGCGCTACACAATTTTGCCGGTATCGGTCGGCGTTTTCAGACGACAGGCGACTGCCGGGTGGATGGTAAACAGGTGATGTTTATTGATGATTATGCCCACCATCCGCGGGAGATCGATGCCACTCTGACGGCGGTCCGGGATGGGTGGCCGGAACGGCGTCTGGTGATGGTGTTTCAACCCCATCGTTATTCACGAACCCAAGAGCAGTTCGAGGACTTTGTACAGGTTCTCTCGAAAGCAGATCTATTGATCGTTAGTGAAGTCTATGCCGCTGGAGAAGAACAGATTCAGGGCGCCAGTGGACGCGATCTGAATCGTGCCATACGCATCCGGGGTCAGGTCGATCCTGTGTTTGTGGAACCGTTGCAGGAGTTACCGCAACTATTGCAGGGACTGCTTCTGGATGGGGATATTGTTCTGACCCTGGGTGCCGGCAGTATCGGTTCCATTGCGGCAGAACTACCTCGACGACTCTGTCAGGAGGTGGAGTGA
- the murG gene encoding undecaprenyldiphospho-muramoylpentapeptide beta-N-acetylglucosaminyltransferase — MEPHVMVMAGGTGGHLFPALAVADWMKQKGCRITWLGSRSGMENRLIPEYGYPLETLQVKGVRGSGLKRRLAAPFTISKALWQAHRVLRRTRPQLVLGMGGFATGPGGLAARLMRIPLVIQEQNAIPGFTNRILAGFATKVFEAFPGSFGAEAQAETVGNPVRREILSLPLPEVRFAQRGAAIRLLVLGGSLGARALNQCVPEALSMMPEAVRPQVRHQAGEKLLDETLERYRELAVEAEVMAFEKEMAEAYAWADLVICRAGALTVSELAAAGLGAILVPYPFAVDDHQTRNAEFLVNADAAHLIPQHSLDGRNLARLLGSLCTDRKRLLAMATAARGLAKPDAAAQVGRYCLEVIAHE, encoded by the coding sequence ATGGAGCCTCATGTGATGGTCATGGCCGGTGGTACAGGTGGGCATCTATTCCCGGCACTGGCGGTGGCCGACTGGATGAAACAGAAAGGCTGTCGCATCACCTGGTTGGGCAGTCGCTCCGGTATGGAGAACAGACTCATACCCGAGTATGGCTATCCCCTGGAGACGCTTCAGGTCAAAGGCGTGCGCGGGAGTGGCCTGAAGCGGCGTTTGGCCGCACCCTTTACCATCAGCAAGGCGCTCTGGCAGGCCCATCGCGTGTTGCGTCGCACCCGGCCGCAGCTGGTGTTGGGTATGGGCGGATTCGCCACCGGTCCAGGTGGTTTGGCTGCCAGATTGATGCGAATACCCCTGGTGATACAGGAACAGAATGCGATTCCGGGATTCACCAATCGCATCTTGGCCGGATTTGCAACCAAGGTTTTCGAGGCCTTTCCCGGCAGCTTCGGTGCTGAGGCACAGGCGGAGACGGTGGGCAATCCGGTACGCCGGGAAATTCTATCCCTGCCCCTGCCGGAGGTGCGCTTTGCCCAGCGTGGGGCTGCGATCAGGTTGTTGGTTCTCGGCGGTTCCCTGGGTGCCCGGGCACTCAATCAATGCGTACCGGAGGCGCTCTCCATGATGCCTGAGGCAGTACGCCCGCAGGTACGCCATCAGGCGGGTGAAAAGCTGCTGGATGAAACCCTGGAAAGATATCGGGAACTGGCGGTGGAGGCGGAGGTGATGGCCTTTGAAAAAGAGATGGCCGAGGCCTACGCCTGGGCCGATCTTGTCATCTGTCGGGCCGGTGCGCTGACGGTTTCCGAACTGGCCGCAGCGGGGCTGGGGGCCATACTCGTTCCCTATCCCTTTGCCGTGGATGACCATCAAACACGGAATGCGGAATTTCTGGTGAATGCGGATGCCGCACACCTGATTCCACAGCATAGTCTTGATGGGCGAAACCTGGCGCGGCTGTTGGGTAGTCTCTGCACAGACAGGAAAAGGCTGCTGGCCATGGCCACTGCGGCACGTGGCCTGGCAAAGCCGGATGCCGCCGCTCAGGTAGGGCGCTATTGCCTGGAGGTGATCGCCCATGAGTGA
- the ftsZ gene encoding cell division protein FtsZ codes for MFELMDTHSQSAVIKVIGVGGGGGNAVNHMLSGEIDGVDFICANTDAQALRNSEVRTQLQLGSDITKGLGAGANPDIGRQAAMDDRDRIEEVLSGADMIFITAGMGGGTGTGAAPVVAQVAKELGILTVAVVTKPFGFEGGKRMKIAEKGMEELGVHTDSLITIPNEKLLAVLGKEMSLLNAFKAANDVLLHAVQGIAELITRPGLINVDFADVRTVMSEMGAAMMGSGEASGDNRAREAAERAIRSPLLEDVNLAGAKGILVNITAGLNLAIGEFDEVGNTVREFADDDATVVVGTVIDAEMANDMRVTVVATGLGERLKAELPKPTQVEEIAHVKLVDADDPQAAPDDYRELDRPTVLRNGQTNRPSAAATADGNLDYLDIPAFLRRQAD; via the coding sequence ATGTTTGAATTGATGGATACGCACAGCCAGAGTGCTGTGATCAAGGTAATTGGCGTGGGCGGCGGCGGTGGCAATGCCGTCAACCACATGTTATCGGGCGAAATCGATGGTGTCGATTTTATCTGTGCCAACACCGATGCACAGGCACTGCGTAATAGTGAAGTACGCACCCAGCTGCAGCTCGGCTCCGATATCACCAAGGGTCTGGGAGCCGGGGCGAATCCCGATATCGGCAGGCAGGCCGCGATGGATGATCGTGACCGCATCGAAGAGGTATTGTCTGGTGCGGATATGATTTTTATCACCGCCGGTATGGGGGGAGGCACAGGAACCGGGGCCGCACCCGTGGTCGCCCAGGTAGCCAAGGAGCTGGGTATTCTGACGGTAGCGGTGGTCACCAAACCGTTCGGGTTTGAGGGTGGCAAGCGGATGAAGATTGCAGAAAAGGGTATGGAGGAGCTGGGTGTACATACCGATTCCCTGATCACGATTCCCAATGAGAAGCTGTTGGCTGTGTTGGGCAAGGAGATGAGTTTGCTGAACGCATTCAAGGCGGCAAACGATGTGCTGCTACATGCGGTACAGGGTATTGCGGAGCTGATTACCCGCCCCGGACTGATCAATGTGGACTTTGCTGATGTTCGCACCGTGATGTCCGAAATGGGTGCGGCGATGATGGGATCGGGTGAGGCCTCGGGTGACAATCGGGCCCGCGAGGCGGCAGAGCGTGCAATCCGCAGTCCGCTGCTGGAGGATGTCAATCTGGCCGGTGCCAAGGGTATCCTGGTCAATATCACAGCAGGATTGAATCTGGCGATCGGTGAATTTGACGAGGTGGGTAACACGGTGCGTGAGTTCGCCGATGATGACGCCACCGTGGTGGTGGGAACGGTCATCGATGCGGAGATGGCGAATGATATGCGGGTGACCGTGGTCGCCACCGGTCTTGGAGAACGCTTGAAGGCAGAACTGCCAAAGCCCACCCAGGTGGAGGAGATTGCCCACGTCAAACTGGTGGATGCGGATGACCCGCAGGCAGCGCCGGATGATTATCGTGAATTGGATCGGCCCACAGTGTTGCGAAATGGCCAGACAAATCGTCCGTCCGCCGCAGCCACCGCCGATGGCAATCTCGATTATCTGGATATCCCGGCTTTCCTGCGTCGCCAAGCCGATTAA
- the lpxC gene encoding UDP-3-O-acyl-N-acetylglucosamine deacetylase: MIWQRTLKNVIRATGVGLHTGEKVYLTLRPAAPDTGIVFRRVDLDPPVEIRACAENVGDTRLSSTLVQDGVRVSTVEHLLSAFAGLGIDNAYVDVSAAEVPIMDGSAGPFVFLLQSAGVEEQNMAKRFIRIKRKVEVEEGDKRASFEPFDGFKVSFTIDFDHPAFKEHSQFATVDFSSTSFVREVSRARTFGFLRDIEMLRQKELALGGSLDNAVVVDDYRVMNDDGLRYEDEFVKHKILDAIGDLYLLGHSLIGTFNGHKSGHALNNRLLRELISQKDAWEEITFDEPEDAPISYMQPAHLTIS; this comes from the coding sequence ATGATTTGGCAACGTACGTTGAAGAACGTCATACGCGCCACGGGAGTGGGGCTGCATACCGGGGAGAAAGTCTACCTCACCCTGCGTCCGGCGGCTCCCGACACCGGGATCGTTTTCAGACGCGTCGACCTCGACCCGCCGGTCGAAATACGCGCCTGTGCGGAAAATGTGGGTGATACGAGGCTCTCAAGCACACTGGTGCAGGATGGTGTGCGGGTTTCAACCGTGGAACATCTGCTCTCCGCCTTCGCCGGATTGGGTATAGACAACGCCTACGTCGACGTCAGTGCCGCTGAGGTGCCGATAATGGACGGCAGCGCGGGACCCTTTGTTTTTCTGCTGCAATCTGCGGGCGTCGAAGAGCAGAATATGGCTAAGCGCTTCATTCGCATCAAGCGCAAGGTTGAGGTTGAAGAGGGGGACAAACGCGCCAGTTTCGAACCCTTCGACGGATTCAAGGTCTCCTTCACCATCGATTTCGACCACCCAGCATTCAAAGAGCACTCCCAGTTTGCCACCGTCGACTTCTCCTCTACCTCCTTTGTCAGAGAGGTCAGTCGCGCCCGTACCTTCGGTTTTCTGCGTGATATCGAGATGTTGCGTCAGAAAGAACTGGCCCTGGGTGGCAGCCTCGACAACGCCGTGGTTGTGGATGACTACCGGGTTATGAATGATGATGGATTGCGTTATGAGGACGAGTTCGTCAAACACAAAATCCTCGATGCCATTGGTGATCTCTATCTGCTTGGCCACAGCCTGATCGGTACCTTCAATGGTCACAAATCGGGTCATGCCCTGAATAATCGTCTCCTGAGGGAGCTGATCAGCCAAAAGGATGCCTGGGAGGAGATTACTTTCGATGAGCCCGAGGACGCCCCGATCTCTTACATGCAACCGGCACACCTCACTATCTCCTGA
- a CDS encoding D-alanine--D-alanine ligase, with amino-acid sequence MGGQSAEREISLRSGRAVLDALVSKGVEAIGVDVGDDVLGQLAEGGYERAFIILHGRGGEDGVIQGALQRIGLPYTGSGVLGSALAMDKYRTKAVWRGIGIPTPESALIVNESDLEKAAAVGFPLMIKPICEGSSIGMSKVESEDQLGSAWEVARQYDTQVLAERWIVGEEYTTTILQGKAMPMIRLETPHLFYDYQAKYSATSTRYHCPCGLERAEEKSLQALCVEAFEAVGASGWGRVDLMLDEQHRPWLIEVNTVPGMTDHSLVPMSAKVAGIDFEELVVRVLSTSLGRDEHE; translated from the coding sequence ATGGGTGGCCAGTCTGCCGAACGTGAGATATCGCTGAGGAGCGGGCGTGCCGTGCTGGATGCGCTTGTGAGCAAGGGTGTTGAGGCTATAGGGGTAGATGTGGGTGATGATGTGCTGGGCCAACTCGCCGAAGGCGGTTATGAGCGGGCGTTCATCATCCTTCACGGGCGTGGTGGGGAGGATGGCGTCATCCAGGGTGCGCTGCAGCGCATCGGTCTGCCCTATACCGGTAGCGGCGTGCTTGGATCGGCCCTTGCCATGGATAAATACCGTACCAAAGCGGTATGGCGGGGGATAGGTATCCCGACCCCCGAATCCGCATTGATCGTGAACGAGAGCGACTTGGAAAAAGCTGCGGCAGTGGGTTTTCCGTTGATGATAAAACCGATCTGTGAGGGCTCCAGTATCGGTATGAGTAAGGTGGAGAGTGAGGATCAATTAGGCAGCGCCTGGGAAGTGGCCCGGCAATACGATACGCAGGTCCTGGCCGAGCGTTGGATCGTCGGAGAGGAGTACACCACCACCATCCTGCAGGGAAAGGCGATGCCGATGATCCGCCTGGAGACGCCCCATCTTTTTTATGACTACCAGGCTAAATACTCGGCAACCAGCACCCGCTATCACTGTCCCTGTGGTCTTGAACGGGCTGAAGAGAAGAGTTTACAGGCACTCTGTGTGGAGGCATTCGAAGCGGTTGGCGCAAGTGGCTGGGGGCGGGTCGATCTGATGTTGGATGAGCAGCATCGACCCTGGCTGATCGAGGTGAATACCGTTCCCGGTATGACCGATCACAGCCTGGTGCCGATGTCGGCCAAGGTGGCGGGTATCGATTTCGAAGAGTTGGTGGTACGAGTTCTCTCCACCAGTCTGGGGAGGGATGAGCATGAGTAG
- a CDS encoding DciA family protein: MSTQKALHQQLIKLLPKPLDTQLKAAVLENRCLSLFVPSPVWASRFRYLLPQLQKHLQTHDIHVDQVRTRILPTDPGKPKPGRNRHRITLSPAVSKQLRQSAEAIEDPSLREAILRISRHGDENS; the protein is encoded by the coding sequence TTGTCGACCCAAAAGGCCCTTCATCAGCAACTCATAAAACTACTCCCAAAGCCCCTTGATACACAACTCAAGGCTGCCGTATTGGAAAATCGCTGCCTGAGCCTGTTCGTCCCGTCACCGGTATGGGCGAGCCGATTCCGCTACCTATTACCACAATTGCAAAAACATTTGCAGACCCACGACATTCATGTGGATCAGGTCCGCACCCGAATCCTGCCAACTGATCCAGGCAAACCCAAGCCCGGACGAAACAGGCATCGAATCACCCTCAGCCCGGCAGTCAGCAAACAATTAAGACAGTCCGCTGAAGCCATCGAGGACCCTTCGCTGCGGGAAGCGATACTCAGGATCAGTCGTCACGGGGATGAGAATTCATAA
- a CDS encoding M23 family metallopeptidase codes for MRCLRVSLLVGLVTLFGAGMLWFGYQMGVNDTEFPEHQLVTSLKQTFARERQALEDAKSDTQGGIDALAIRIGQLQSQLLRLDALGERLVNIGGLDKGEFSFEAPPALGGPEEVKFSRSEQSALPGLLMEMEQLEQMIDHRHQQLTLVEDLIMNSNLEESIHPTGRPVNKGWISSYYGMRNDPFSGKRSMHKGMDFAGKDGSEVVAVAAGVVTWSGERYGYGKLVEINHGKGYITRYGHNKEIVVEVGDRIKQGQVIAKMGSTGRSTGPHVHFEVLRNGRTIDPTRFILNKRKSG; via the coding sequence ATGAGATGCCTGCGCGTCTCACTTTTGGTGGGTCTCGTCACACTTTTCGGGGCAGGCATGCTTTGGTTTGGTTATCAGATGGGTGTCAACGATACGGAGTTTCCCGAACATCAGCTGGTGACCAGTCTGAAGCAAACATTCGCCAGGGAGCGTCAAGCGCTGGAGGATGCCAAATCCGATACCCAGGGTGGAATCGATGCCCTGGCAATACGTATTGGCCAGTTACAATCACAGCTATTGCGCCTGGATGCCCTCGGTGAACGCCTGGTCAATATCGGTGGGCTGGATAAAGGCGAATTCAGTTTTGAGGCACCGCCCGCATTGGGTGGACCGGAAGAAGTGAAGTTCTCCCGCAGTGAACAATCGGCATTGCCGGGCCTGCTTATGGAGATGGAGCAGTTGGAGCAGATGATCGACCATCGTCATCAACAACTCACCCTGGTCGAGGATCTGATCATGAACTCCAACCTGGAAGAGTCTATCCACCCGACCGGGCGACCGGTCAACAAGGGTTGGATCTCTTCCTACTATGGCATGCGCAACGATCCCTTCTCCGGCAAACGGAGCATGCACAAAGGGATGGATTTCGCCGGCAAGGATGGCTCGGAAGTGGTTGCGGTCGCCGCCGGGGTCGTGACCTGGTCCGGGGAGCGCTACGGCTATGGTAAATTAGTAGAGATCAACCATGGTAAAGGCTATATCACCCGTTACGGCCATAATAAAGAGATCGTTGTAGAAGTCGGTGATCGTATCAAGCAGGGCCAGGTCATCGCCAAGATGGGCTCTACGGGAAGGTCAACCGGTCCCCATGTCCATTTCGAGGTGCTACGCAACGGCAGGACGATCGATCCCACTCGTTTTATCCTTAACAAGCGCAAATCAGGATGA
- the ftsA gene encoding cell division protein FtsA, with the protein MTKRSEKNLIIGLDIGTSKVVAIVGEIKADGGIEIIGIGSHPSRGLKKGVVVNIESTVQSIQRAVEEAELMAGCEIHSVYAGIAGSHIRSLNSHGIVAIRDKEVTQGDVERVIDAARAVAIPADQKILHILPQEFIIDEQEGIREPSGMSGVRLEARVHMVTGAVSAAQNIVKCIRRCGLEADDLILEQLASSHSVLSEDEKELGVCLVDIGGGTTDIAVFTGGAIRHTAVIPIAGDQVTNDIAVAMRTPTQYAEEIKMKYACALTQLATSDETIEVPSIGERPPRRLSRQTLAEVVEPRYEELMTLIQAELRRSGFEDVIAGGVVLTGGSSKMEGVIELAEEVFHMPVRLGVPQYVSGLSDVVRNPIYSTGVGLLLFGQRNRSQGGHELANEGGMKAIWDRMKHWFQGNF; encoded by the coding sequence ATGACTAAACGAAGTGAGAAAAATCTCATCATCGGTCTCGATATTGGTACTTCCAAGGTAGTGGCGATCGTCGGTGAGATCAAAGCGGATGGCGGTATCGAGATCATCGGTATCGGCTCTCATCCATCGCGCGGTTTGAAAAAGGGCGTGGTGGTGAATATCGAGTCCACGGTGCAGTCGATTCAACGTGCGGTTGAAGAGGCGGAGCTGATGGCTGGGTGTGAGATTCACTCGGTCTATGCGGGCATCGCCGGCAGCCATATCCGCAGTCTCAACTCCCATGGCATCGTGGCCATCAGGGATAAAGAGGTTACCCAGGGTGATGTGGAGCGTGTGATCGATGCGGCCCGCGCAGTGGCGATACCCGCGGATCAGAAGATTCTCCATATCCTGCCCCAGGAGTTCATCATCGATGAGCAGGAAGGAATCCGCGAACCCAGCGGCATGTCGGGAGTGCGGCTCGAGGCCAGGGTGCATATGGTCACCGGTGCGGTGAGCGCGGCGCAGAATATCGTCAAGTGCATCCGCCGTTGCGGCCTCGAGGCGGACGACCTGATTCTGGAACAGCTCGCCTCCAGCCATTCGGTGCTGAGTGAGGACGAGAAGGAGCTTGGAGTCTGTCTGGTTGATATCGGTGGTGGCACCACCGATATCGCCGTCTTCACCGGTGGTGCGATCCGGCATACGGCGGTGATACCCATCGCGGGGGACCAGGTGACCAACGATATCGCTGTGGCGATGCGCACCCCGACCCAATACGCCGAAGAGATCAAGATGAAATATGCCTGTGCCCTCACTCAGTTGGCCACCAGCGACGAGACCATCGAAGTGCCCAGCATCGGTGAACGGCCGCCGCGCAGACTCTCCAGGCAGACCCTGGCTGAAGTGGTCGAGCCCCGCTATGAAGAGTTGATGACCCTGATTCAGGCGGAACTGCGGCGTAGCGGATTCGAGGATGTAATCGCCGGTGGCGTGGTGCTGACTGGCGGCAGTTCGAAGATGGAGGGTGTCATCGAGCTGGCGGAAGAGGTGTTTCACATGCCGGTCAGGCTGGGGGTACCGCAATATGTCAGCGGACTCTCTGACGTGGTGCGCAATCCCATCTATTCCACCGGTGTGGGGTTGTTGCTATTTGGTCAACGAAACCGTTCCCAGGGTGGGCACGAGTTGGCTAATGAGGGTGGAATGAAAGCGATTTGGGATCGCATGAAGCATTGGTTTCAAGGCAATTTTTAG
- a CDS encoding cell division protein FtsQ/DivIB, with protein MSRMRNHPSAQTPKLARLLDKARLMSLLVMVFIAGLGGWSVTRLLDPMSMPVRVVSVDGEIKHLNRQGLEQTVAQAVSGNFFTVDLMRIRNQIEQLAWVKSASVRRVWPDKLALRVVEQVPLAYWGEDAMVNRQGEVFRPKQLTRLQGLVTLIGEDESAERVTQGYLKIRTLLQTAGLELKRLQVDARQSWQIETSGGLQLDLGRRDVMPRLSRFVQLYPFLKGQVEAELERVDLRYTNGFSVYWQSANTEQQAQMDSPSSGARIVGK; from the coding sequence ATGAGTAGGATGCGTAATCATCCATCTGCACAAACGCCGAAGCTGGCTCGGCTTTTAGACAAAGCCAGGCTCATGTCGCTGCTGGTCATGGTGTTTATTGCCGGGCTAGGCGGGTGGAGTGTCACCCGATTGCTGGATCCCATGAGCATGCCGGTACGGGTTGTGAGTGTGGATGGTGAAATCAAACATCTCAACAGACAGGGATTGGAACAGACCGTGGCTCAAGCGGTAAGCGGTAATTTCTTCACTGTCGATCTGATGCGGATACGCAACCAGATCGAGCAACTGGCCTGGGTAAAGAGTGCCAGCGTGCGCCGGGTATGGCCCGACAAGCTGGCCCTTAGGGTGGTTGAACAGGTACCGCTGGCGTATTGGGGTGAGGATGCCATGGTGAACCGGCAGGGTGAAGTATTCAGACCGAAGCAGTTAACTCGACTACAGGGTCTGGTAACACTGATCGGTGAAGATGAGAGTGCAGAGAGGGTAACCCAGGGTTATCTCAAAATACGTACCCTGCTGCAGACAGCGGGACTTGAGCTGAAACGTCTCCAGGTCGATGCCCGCCAGTCATGGCAGATCGAGACCAGTGGCGGTTTGCAGCTTGATCTGGGAAGGCGGGATGTGATGCCAAGATTGAGTCGTTTCGTACAACTCTACCCCTTCCTGAAAGGACAGGTTGAGGCAGAGCTGGAACGGGTGGATCTTCGATATACCAATGGTTTTTCGGTCTACTGGCAGTCAGCGAATACCGAACAGCAAGCACAAATGGATAGCCCATCCAGTGGGGCTAGGATAGTGGGAAAGTGA
- the murB gene encoding UDP-N-acetylmuramate dehydrogenase, whose product MPAFNQQSLRGEMRFDEPLSRHTTWRVGGPASCFYRPADRDDLVQFLSQLSPEEPLFWLGLGSNLLVRDGGYKGTVIATKGCLVASEWRSDGLLYAEAGIACAKVARLAARAGLCGLEFLAGIPGTLGGALAMNAGAFGGETWEQVVRVETIDRFGQVRSRLPKDFKVGYRQVKGTTGEWFLAAELKLEAGDVDAAQQRIKQLLERRAATQPTSQPSCGSVFRNPPGDFAARLIESAGLKGRRLGGAQVSEKHANFIINTGQATARDIEMLIAEVQREVAEHSGVELKTEVHRIGDSS is encoded by the coding sequence ATGCCTGCGTTCAATCAACAATCCTTACGCGGTGAGATGCGTTTCGATGAGCCGCTCTCACGGCATACAACCTGGCGGGTTGGTGGGCCTGCAAGCTGTTTTTATCGTCCTGCGGACCGTGACGATCTGGTGCAGTTCCTTAGTCAGTTGAGCCCTGAGGAACCTCTGTTCTGGCTTGGCTTGGGAAGCAATCTGTTGGTCCGGGACGGGGGTTACAAAGGCACTGTGATTGCAACTAAAGGCTGCCTGGTTGCCAGTGAGTGGCGTAGTGACGGGTTGCTATATGCCGAAGCGGGCATCGCCTGTGCCAAGGTGGCGCGTTTGGCAGCCAGGGCGGGTCTTTGCGGGCTGGAGTTTCTGGCAGGTATACCTGGCACCCTGGGTGGTGCCTTGGCGATGAATGCGGGGGCCTTTGGCGGCGAGACCTGGGAACAGGTGGTCAGGGTGGAAACCATCGATCGGTTTGGTCAGGTGCGCAGCCGCCTGCCGAAGGATTTTAAGGTCGGATATCGCCAGGTAAAAGGAACCACCGGGGAGTGGTTTCTTGCGGCCGAACTGAAGCTGGAAGCGGGTGATGTTGATGCCGCTCAACAACGAATCAAGCAGTTGTTGGAACGCCGCGCTGCGACACAACCCACCAGTCAACCCAGCTGCGGTTCGGTGTTTCGCAATCCGCCTGGCGATTTCGCTGCACGCCTGATTGAGTCAGCCGGATTGAAAGGCAGGCGTTTGGGTGGTGCTCAGGTATCGGAGAAACATGCCAACTTCATAATCAATACCGGCCAGGCCACGGCACGGGATATCGAGATGCTGATTGCTGAGGTGCAGCGTGAAGTGGCAGAGCACAGTGGTGTCGAACTCAAGACCGAAGTCCATCGTATTGGAGATTCGAGTTGA